The sequence TGAAATGTCTACTAGCAgactaacttttattttgggcGACACCGTTGccgaaaaataaatgtcattCAATAtcgattaattaaaattaaaattaatttattaataattaggTGGGGAACACTATTTGCTAATCAATAGCAGGAAATTCAAATGCCATTGACCTGCCAAGTTGCCAGgagattcaattgaatttcgaaAAATCGTTAGTCTCCCCAACTTGACGTTGCATTAGCCAGTCGTTGTCGAGTTTACTGCTcacaataatataaaaaaaaggcgattttttatttgttttggccAGTCCAGCAAAGTGCGAATTCAACGGCGATTATTTCGATACGTAAAACTTTGTTCCCGAACTCCGTGGACTGCGTGTGAGAGAGTTTGCCGGTGAACGAGTCAAGTTGGCGATGATGGCGGCAATATCGGTCCCGATCGATTTTCCTTTTAGTTGGACCACGTGATCCATATGAGGGGAGACGAGTCTGTATAAGGTCTTTCTATAGAAAATCTGTGATGTAGAATTGTATACCACCTCGTAAACTTGTGTACGCCAAGTTGTACGTAGATCTGGTCGACCTTGTGGCAGACGACGTTTGGCTTTTTCCATCGTTATTCAttgtgtagagagagagagtctaaaCAGGTCGTGATTTATATGAGAACGTTGGCCTTGTACCCACTCTCGATCTAATCAATGGACAATCTTTTCGTGACATGGAAATACTTTTGGAACTGGAACTCGACGTGTTTGCCCGTCTCCTTCAAGTTCCAATTTCAACGTCGCGGGTCTCAACCGACTGGCGTCCAatacgaaaaaaggaaaaaggaaaaagaaaaacgattatTTATTCGCCATCCGGCGTGCATCCTTATATATGTAGATCCTTGGAGCAGCGGATGTAGACCCAAACATCACATCTAGTTCCTGACTGTTCCTgtgtgctggctggctgggcgAAATCCAATCATCTCCTTTCGATTCTTTTattcaacgacgacgacaatgtTTTCTCTAGACTCGACACGTTTTCAAATGGGATTTTGCCATCGCAGCCAGCGCGCATCCAGCTCAACGTCATGTGTACTACTACATCACATCACACAGATAGACTGTATGTATATTTACATTGCGGGATCACGTCTCGACCGTTTCCTGTTGTGCAATAGATATAAAGTAGACCGCCGgaattggaagagaaaaatgttgtaccaccaccaccatcgcccggccccttttttgtatagtTTGTCGTCGAATAGGATGAACACGTTCAATCAAAAAACATCAAAGGAGCTCGTCAAGAAAAGCCAAGAAAATGAAGCCACGCACATACAACTGTACAACAtcatccaaaaaatgtttcatcagggggaaaaaaaggaaatgtgtgTCAATGATCATTACGACGACCTACGCAAATCCCCAAAAAAATCCTGGGGGccggtaaaagaagaagaagaaatgtaaTTACAAATTCACATGCCAGAAATAGGAGCCAGGAgctaaaaataaggaaaaagttTGTGATGAATAATTTGGTGGACATTTTGGCAGTGTCTAGTCTAATGCGATTTTCATCTAATGTATTCCCCCTTTTTAGACATGCCGTGTACACGAACCACCGTGCATGTTCCAGTTGGCgccaattaaatatttaactgGCGCAATTTCCCTTTTGAAACATTCAATGGTGTTGAATGGATGATACCATGGCGTTgaagttatatatatatttggaTTTAAAAGGATCGATCCTGAAAACGTCAAAGTCTTTTTTCGACGGGTGGGTTGGTGCCTTTGGATGACATTCAGCCGCGTTGGATCGACGGCGATAAATGTGAAACAAGAGAAGAATGGAGCTAGCATCGCGATCCTGAACTGTGTGCCAGTACTAGTGCTGGGCTCCTTGCGCAgcaggaagaaaaaagctaTTAGATATCTCATCTAGATCCTTGGCCTCCATATCTTTTCAAAGCCAAAAAGTTGCTTCTTTCTTATAGGCTGCTCCTAGCTGCTCCTGGCGGGGTGTTCCCATCAGCTATTGATGCTCCTGCCATGTGGCAGGAGCTCTATATAATGTTTCCCTTTCGTCGCGGGGGACACCCTTCATCCTCATCCCGTCTATAACCGAGCCCCTCCTTCTCCTCTGCCTCTGCCCATATCAGACGGAACGACCtttatggaaaaataaaagaccccAGCACAGCTCATGCCAAAAATCGTTCCGTAACATCGGCCCAACCCCGACATCATcgcagccaaaaaagaaaaaactgattTTCCAACTTACCGGCCGCTAGAGGCGAAATCATCAGGAGGTTGACCAGGGCCGCTCCTGTTCCGTGTCCGCTCAATGTGATGCGATTCGAATCGCCGCCGAAACCGCCAATGTTGTCCTTCAGCCACACCAGGGCCGCCACTTTTGAatttaccaaaaaaataattggatTTAATTTAACGAATGAATTGAATCGAAATGTATTATTACTAATGTCGAGTAATCCGTAGTTGCCCTGAGTGGGAATGGCGTGTTTGCTCTTGCCTCGGGTCTGGCCGGGCGTGGGACTGGCGGCCGTCTGCAGGAACCCTACGTTATACGCCAATATGTGAAATGATTAAGTGTACTACGAGTCCGGCTGcacatctgctgctgctggtggaaaGTTTGCAAATACCTAAAATGCCGAGACGGTAGTTGAGGGTGACGACGACCATTCGACTTTTGGCGGCCAACATTCCACCGTCCATCAAATGCCCGGCACCCCACGAGTACGACTCGCCGTGAATCaggacgacgacggccaacgACGTGCTGAacggcgtcgtcgtcgatccCGACCCGCTAAATCCTGAAttcattcaattcatttatttgattattattagtgcgtgaaaatatgaaataaaatcatcCAGCCGGGCCGGAGGGAGAATGTTCCGGCCTGTGAATggctcccaaaaaaaaaaggacaatggCTCCGATCGAAAATGGTGGATCGTCGACTAGAAGGATCTTTTATGTGATGAGAATTTCTAATAATTGATCAAGAGCAGCACAATGGCGGCAAATGCCGTCGAGCGCCGCCGTCTATTCTATGTGCCAATATATAATAGGCAAGTTGCTGgccatttttctcttcttttttttagatatccAGTCGAGACTCTTCCGGGCTGGATCCGGCGGAATAAAAGAGGATAGGAATCCTGCATCACAAGGATCGATAttcgccaaaaagaaaaatttgaaattggcgGGTTGAGCGCTAGTGGGCTCgataaaagaagagagaaaggcGTAGTGGGTGGATTCGATTTTATCCTCTTTCCGCTGGATGTGTCTAATTGGCAGCTGGGCGTGAATCAAAAAGCACCAGACACTCCATACCCCCCATCCCAGTAGTACCACCCcgcaaatttcaaaagagGAAAAGTCCGTCTCGCCTTTCTTATTGTCACGGCCAGCAGCCACCGCTCAATGATTATACTTCGATCCTGAGCGTATCGATCGTCAGGCGATCCTCCTGCCCCCCACGCaatgaatcaaaaaagaaaagggaaaaatggcAAACCTTCGGAAGGAGCGTAAATGTTGAGGAAGAGACAATCTTCGCTCTGATTGGCCAGCATCAACTGCATCCTCTTGAGTTGGTAGTAACGAGCCCGGGGCATCGACTCCAAACTGGCGCTCCTGCAATATTTCCATGTCAGAGAATTAGACTGTAATATTTTGATGGATCGCATTTTCATCCAATCAGGCGCCAGCGTGTCTAGCCGGCGGCGGTgggccaaacaaataaaaacagacaacaacaaaatctacaaaaataggaaatgggaaaaaaacaggatCGATGTACGATCCTGGTCGAGAGGATTCCCTCTTCTGCCGCACAGcagctggatggatggatggatggatggatatatgtgaaaatggaaatgtatAGTATCTTTTTCTCATCCGCCGCTGGCTCAATAAAAAGAGCCGCGGGACTATTTGCATCTCAGGAAGGAGGAGTGAAATCGATCCTGTTACTACTTTTTTTAGTTGTGCGCAATATGTCGTTTTTATATTGGCAGATTTATGTAACCGTCGTGGATTGCGCACgaattgaaaatgacaaaTGAGCCGGGCGCAAAATGTTATAACCCAAACCGATCCTGAACAGCcgacgtaataataataactcgtCTGaacgttaaaaataaaaaaacaatcctcaCCTGTTGGACAGCGGCGGCATTTGCTGTGGACAGGCTGGCGGCAGAGAAGTGGCCGGTCGAATGGACGGACCCCAAGGTCCGGGACTGGCCGGCGGCAGGTAACGCAGCGAACCAATCGGCGCCGCCGCGTACGGGATGCCCAGAAAAGCCTcgacattgttgttgttgttgttgctggatcCTGCAGGAGTCGCTTTACTgcgatggttgttgttgttgttgttgttgtttcctgtTTAATCGGAAATGCGCGGAGGTTGGCTCATTAGCTATTCACAAGATCCCGCCATTGTCCCGTCGTCCGTCTATATAGATACAAAAGGCGATCCTGTACCTGAACTCTGCTGGGACGTGATGGCCGGCAGAATGAATCCGCGCAAATTTCCGTATTTGGTTCTGACGACTCGACCGGAAGGGGACGGGCCACTGGCGTTGGCTCCCGCCGACGCCACCGACGCCGTTGCTGGAGCTGCTGGACGATCGACGCCGATGGACGCCGCACTTGCCGACGCCTTGATGACGCCAGCCAAAGAAGACGGGCAGCACTGGAGCGTGATCCAGGCTACGACGAGGAGTAGCAACAATTTGACGAGAGCAACAGCCACCGAGTCCAGCACGGTCCTCATTTGCTGGCCGTCGCTTCCGGACGCCTTTGCTGTCcggctctttttcttcttgttcttgttctcttCCGGTtgcttcttcatcttcacgtCATACCACCACGACCACCACCGCGTGTCACTTTAAAAGATTGAACACAACAAGCAACTGCTGGATCTTTAATCCGCCGCTGGAATCAAAGATTTCAATGCCAAGAACTTAGGCGGttgtctcttcttctccttattCTTCCGTCAACGAATTCCATCTAATTCAAAATGGATAAGAGACACAgtgggaggaggagaagacGGGCGGAATTGGAAATGAATGCGGATGTTTTGGGTAGATCCCGACTCCTAgtcgaataaataaacaatcCAGCAGGatcttttgtgttttcaatCTTCTTCGGGGATGAATGGGACGACACGGCGCCAATtcccaaaaaattctttgatttgaatttcccgcttctttttgttttgttctagACCGAACAATGGCAATTGGCGATCCTGATGATTAGCCAACGGTTGGGTTTCGACTTACAAGATCTGCTGATCAATTGGGAAGAAATCCAAAATGTTTTGTGTCCAGTTGCTTATGGGAAGGGGGGAGAGTTTGATCCTGGGCAACAAAGACGCACTATTACACCCGATGACCATCAATGACACACGACGTGGATTCACGCTCGGTTGCCTTTCTCATCTCGTCGTGAGAAAACGGaccgaaacaaataaaaatccaaaTGGAAATCGAACCGACGACGACCAGTTGGCGATGGAATGACGGGAGCGACTGCAAACCATCCtggacttttcttcttcttccgtcgtCGTTGACGGGACCGGCGCCGTGGAGTGCGACGCCTCCTCCCGGATCGACCAAATGATGCGCCGTCGAGCGTCGCCGCCGTTCGATAAATACCTCACGACTATCGTCTgcactgctgctactgctgctagctgctgcgctccttgaaattatttctgaTCTAATTAAAGAGtccagggaagaagaagaagaagatagttATGTATTCCGGCCGAGCCACCAGGTGCGGTgctatttcttctttccccaatTTTCAAACGATCATTTGATGAAGGGCCCGCAatggattattatttttctattttctattttttcggtGGTGGGGTGGAACGGGGGGGATGACACAAGCGAAGGCAATTGGGCCCAACACGCCAAAATGTTTTTCGTTCAATTGCATCGGGACAGTGCGGATGACAGGCGGATGACAacacgaggaagaagaaggaaaaaatgagAATCAAAAGCGGCggcccagtttttttttatcttttctataGGACATCAGATGGTTTTGACACACACGTACCGAAAGACCCACCCACTTCAATTGTTATTTAGTCGCAAAGAAGAGTAACGGGGGCCAGTGTTGTAACAAACAAACTGCATCTCTCGTGCAACCGACACAAATATCTAAAGATAATAACAACGAATAAGAGATGGATCTTTCTTCTATAATAATAGCCAtggcaattattattattattattatctcaaatagttttctttctttttcttcttttcttagaATTTATTGAGCTGGGGAAAAGAATGTCTAGAGATGATGGGAACCGCAAAGGGGAATCGATATCTGCTCGCAGTTCACCGGTTGAAATGGGCGAATTATGCGGCGGTTATTATATAGCACAGCACAGGCGGCGGCAACACTTTTCGATCGTCCATCTCGCCATCGCTCCCGACGGGATTTCTCCTTCTCCCGATAAATAATTCAGCGAATATTAtgacacagacagacagacagacggaTGTTGCGCTAGTCTTTGAATACAATTGGCGGGTCGCAGATTTAAACATCTcgtcacacgcacacacacacacacacacgcaactgCCCGTTATCTCTCGTGATGCCGAGTTGTCATATCTATAGGCATCAGCACATGTTGTCGGTCGTGTTACATCATAGGGCGGGCGGGCGGGTGGAAGAAAAATGGACGTCGCAGCTGCGGTTGATGTGTTTTTATCTCTACAATATCTCCGTCGTGTATATAGTCAACGGGctcgtaaaagaaaataaaaaagggacgaaCCGACATCCGAAAGGATTAGATATCCGAGCGCATTGTATAGCTGATGGGCGTGGCCTAGTGAATATAGATAGATAAACTTCCCGAGCTCTCTCTCCATGTAATTCACATTTCATTCCGGCAGCAGCCAGCGCAACTCTTATGGGCTCTATTTATTGCCCATCTTCTTTCATGGCCGCCGGGTTTGGATCTATTCCACGACATTCCGTGCTGGCGGGTGGACTCGTCGACATGCCCGCGCCCAGTTATTATCcgcaaaaaaatggaatgaattcGAATCTACACAGCACAAAACCAGaaggactctctctctctctcctattcaCCGCCGGATGACCGATGACATTGTACAGTGCAATTATTCCATTAGGACTCCGGTCCGACCATCCCAGCTAGTAATGGATTTGGAAACTCTGTCCAGGAATAAAACGAAGAAGATagaaaaacatcaaaagaTGTTTCGTCTGTAAACTTTTGGCATTCGCCATTGGCGACGTCAATCGGCGGCTGATTGCATCCGTCCAATCAGCATCCATTGCCAGGCCGCACAAATCAGAATATATTCGAAAAATCacgccaaaataaaaaaagaaattccgcCGGTTTGAAAAATGTATGGGATAAAGATTGAGCGGATGGTGGAGAGCCGGATATTATCGGATCGGTTGAAATAGCCGCCGGAATATATATAACAAAAGTTGTAAATcctcttacacacacacagacacagacacacgCCGGACCCGTAAAACTTTGTCTTTGTTTGCTCCGGATTCCGGATGAGGGGGAAAAGATTAGACTTTTTGTTTCACCCTCCACCAACTCGACTTTTTAATGACATCCAGCATTATTACACACACGCTCAAATGTCCTATTTTCTACAGTTAATGCCAATTAAACTTAACTTTTATAGCAGGGGGGTTGGGCACCTAGATAATGTTGGATTGACTCCCCATCGGGTCTGGCATTCCGACTGGGAGAGAACCTTCAAtttcgtttgtttcaaattcggCGAAAAGTTGGGGCTCCCGCTGCTCACGTCTGAAATTAAACGTTATCACGTGAACAAAAAATGATCAggaaattgaatgaaataagaaataattcaCCGTAATTGACTTTTCCCCAGCCAAGGGCCAATGTTAACCcaaatcgtcgtcgtctcccAGGCGGATTTTGTCCAGTTTGTCCATGCCGGAACTGGACAGTGGAACACTCAACTTCAAAATGGCAATGTCATAACCTTTCGTCTGCAttcagaaaaattaaaattaaaatccatCAAGAAAATAGAGGCTAGAAATGCAATTATACAGGTGAACGGTAATCGTATTGCGAGTGGATTCGAAAATTCTGTCTAATAGCGGAAAGATCTCCATCGGTACCACCGTGTAGACATTGAAAAACAGTTCTTCCTTATCATCCACCACCCTGTCATTATTATTAGTCAAATCAATTAGAatgaattcatttaaaataggAAACAAATCTACCCCGTGACGGGATCCATGAGGCAATGGGCCGCTGTGAGAACGTGATGGTCTCCAATCAAAATCCCGCCACAGCCGACGTATTTGTTATTGAATTCGATGTAAACCTGTTgattaaattacatttttttactatattaAAAGTCAATTAAAAGTAACGTGTGGTTAACCATGTATTTGTGGTCTCCCATCCTGCGGACCAGTTGGCCTCCAACAATTTTGTCGACGTCGTCCGTTTCGTTGCCATTACGCGTCACATCTTTTAAAAACATACATCAATTgatatttaaatgaaataagaGATCATTTACCTGAATTGATTGCCGTCGAGTAGCCATCAATTCCAGTTCTAAaggaataaaaggaaaacagCCAAATGGCGACCACCAGTGGGTTGTTGTCATTCGACATGTTGAATGGCGTCTCCTCTTATAATTCCGCCATCAATTTAAACGAAGTCAATCGGGCGTGGGCagcgataataataaatgtgTGGCGTGCAATCGATCGGCACCTGgagggagaaaataaaataaaaatgtggcgATCGGTTGACCCGTTTTCCCCCTGCCGGCATTGACGTCATCACGACACAGTGGCACATTATTTATTCGACACTGTTTAAATATTCCCTCAATTCGTTTCAACACTTTCGCACACATTTTAATTGTTCAGCTGAACTGGACGACGATATTCACAGTTACCAAAATATCCAATATTACTGGAAACGTCAATAATTTGTCACCTGCTGCACGAAATAACTGATGCGTGTCACCTcctcagagaaaagaaatcgactGTAAAATATCGATCGTCAAAATGAGACTGGATAAAAGAATATAGTTCCCTTTCCCTCTCTACAGTTTCGAGTTTGTTTCTCCTGGAAATTTGCTCACCCGTTCCATTGTTACGTCGAATCAAATTGGAGGGATGggtctgaaaaacaaaacaattgggTCCATTTCGTCCTTGGTTTTCTGATTTTCGTGGCATATATAATCTCCATAGTGACAACTTTATAATGATGATGTCATATCAATTATTTGTTATATAGCACTCTTATATATTGCATCATCATCCCTGTGACGGGGGATTTGCATCACGGAAAGTTGCATAACTTGTTATCCCTCCTGGGCATAacagtcgagaaagaaaaaggggaataaaTCATCTCAATATCGTCATCAATCGGTTTGGCTGTTGTGCTATTGGCAAGAATCCAGATCGGTTGCTGTTTGATAAGGCGCTCCAATCAAATCCCGAGCTGATATTAGGAGCACCGACCGACCGTGAAAGGAATGAGAGCCCCGGCTCACGTTCTTTTCATTCACGAAATTCTTTAGATTATATAAAACGACTGCCTGAATCTGATAAAAGGATCAACTCTCTATTCCGCTACAAATATCGGATTGACAGAGGAGTAGGAAAAAAGGGAGTCGGGCCATTAAATCTAACGAATGTCAAATAATCCCGCAGGATTTTAGCCATTTGAGCCGAACCTAAATCCTTTTGGCTATTTCAACGATCGATAATAGTTTCGTCGTCCCTTTTAGAGAATTGACGTCATCCACAGCAggtggaacaacaacaacgtttATATATAGtgccagctgctgctggtttgATCAGCCGGAATGTTTCATTGTCCGTGCGTGTAAATGGGCAGCAGCAGATATTTGATGGTCGGTAAAGTTTCATTCGTGCGTGCGCCGTTAcatccaaaaaaagaaacaataaatcCAGCCCAGTAGCAAGAGCTCCTTAGCATAAAAAGACATAATCCTGCAGGatcattcttttatttattttgaattgttaGTCTAGCAAGTCGTGGGGTGAGGGGGGATATTCCGCAATGCGGATTCAAATTTAGTTATGGCGacaaagttcatttttcataaaaatgtttccagCTTTTTATCCcgttttattcttacaggtaTTATAGATTTGTCTGACAGAcagtttgaatttatttttcccaaGAAATGTGCGTGGATCCGGAATAAGGCCtatcgtttttatttcttttggggGGTTCAGTTCATGTTAGCTGCGATCCATCCGTTGTTGACGAAACTCTGAACTCGGGTGAAGACGGAGCCTTGGGCGCATCTCGTCGCACGGATCGACACGCTGCGAAAAACTTCGACCCAATATTTACGGCGATTGATGACCACCGATGTGCTGTCACCGTTACCCGTAGAGAAACTGACAATTCATCCGGCCTGGTACCCGTAAATTTTGTCCCAATTAAACTGGGCAGTGCCTGGGATATTTTCGTATTTCTGCCACAGCAACGGACCACCGCTGTCACCCTGGACGAAAAATTAACcggaaaagaaacaactaaaaatcaagaaacCAAAAAGGGGTCGATAGAAATGATTGATGACTTCTATACCGTGCAAATTTGGGTGTCTGACGGAACGGTGCAGAGTTGAATGTCGTGATTGTAATTAGTTGCCCATTGAGCCTGACATTCCGACCGGGACAGAACCTTCAATTTCGTTTGCTTAAAGTTGGGCGAGAAATTGGGCGATCCTGGACTCTCAGCTGATGATGATCACAACATATGATGTCATGTTTATTTTATACGAGCTGGAATATGTTATGTCATGGAAAATTATAGTAGTATACCGTCGGTTGTTTTACCCCATCCGAGGGCCAATGTTTGAATCCAACTcaaatcgtcgtcgtctcccAGGCGGATTTTGTCCAGTTTGGACATTTCCACACTTGAGAGTGGAggattcaatttcaaaatggcAATGTCATAGCCTTTTCCCTGtacttaattaaaaaaaagatcatttaaaattaaaataataatttaaagatTATACGGGAGCTTTGTAATTATATTGAGGATGGATCCTGAAATCGCTTTTGTAGACGATCCGTTTGATGGCAGTCGAATCCATCGGTTCCACCGTGTAGACATTAAAGTAGACTTGCTCTTTATCATCCGCCACCCTGATGTAGTTAAAACAATTGTAAATCATTCACATTTAAAATTAgggaatcaataaaatttacCCCGTGTCGGGATCCATGAGGCAATGGGCCGCTGTGAGAACGTGCCGGTCGCTAATCAAAGTCCCGCCACAGCCAACATATTGATCATTGAATACAACGTAAGCCTGTCgccaataataaaatacaaatgtgAATGAAATAGAATTGTATTTTGGTCTAAAAATTAAAGTGACCATGTATTTGTGTTCTCCGATCCTGACCAGTTGGCCACCAATAATTTTGTCGACGtcgtcgctgctgctgtcacTTGTCGAACCTTTTccaaattgatttcaaaaagtaaaattcaatttcaaatcgacaaatttgatttaaaaacaaattggcaCAATAAAAACGTCCGTACCGGAATGCTGGATGGAATGAGCATCAACTCGATGTGTTAAAAGTCTGGCCGACATGAGCATCAGGAAACAAACGGCAACATTGTAGTAATAGTACATCATCTTTGAGGCTGgaccggctgctgctgttgtcatCAACCGTCGTCGGCTACCAACTGACAACGTCCAACACAATTACCCGTCCAATTATATGGAAACCCAGTGCCGGTCGTCGTCCGGTTTGTCCATTTGCCAGTCAGGGGGAATCTGCCACCTGGAGTAAACATCATCAACCCACGCACGCACGTGTGTTCACAGTGAAATAGCAACTGTGCTTCTATTTGAGCAGTTGATCCAAACTCTTAATCGAAATTCTACGGAAATATTTGTCGTGAAAATGTCGACGAGGTTGCAATCCGCCATTAATTGTCTGCCACACAGAGAGAACATTCCTAATAgttttcctctttcttctATTCCGTCCGAGTTGTATTATCCCGGCGTCtgagaaatataaataatcaaGTCTGTCGTGTGACAGTTTAGCTCTCTGACGTAATAGTCTGCCGATTATTATGTAATGTGGACGACGTTTTATTTCTAATAGCAGTTGCCTAAATAACTTCTCTCTACAATAATTGTACGACGACAATGTTCGACATTCGTATGAGCCCAAAAAAGGCTTCCGCCGAAGAAACTGTATAGCCCCTTTTCGGGATAAAATAGAAATGCCATTCCATTGTGTCGACTCGTTCGCTATTGTACTATACGCCATAGCctctattattatttccactTGACAACCagaagtttgtttttctcatcaaAGGTCAGACACactccgcagcagcagcacagcacagcacaaggCTGTCCTGTTATAAGATTTTTGACTCGAGCAGCATCAGCATAAGATCATAAAGTTGttacatctttttaaaaagcactttggaatgaaataaaagaataaatggATTCGCTCTCCATTATTCGCGCGACTGCTACATACTGGTGTAATATAGAGCTCGATTGCTCAACTCGATTTCTCCCTATAGGTGTCTGAGTCTGAGGTtttcaaaagaattcaaatttctCTGATTCATAAAGTGAATTAAAAGCTCGAGCTGTGTAGCTGTGTGCTGCAATTTTGATTATTAGATCTCGGTTGCCGTTGTGCTCCGAATCCTCCATTATTGtgcagcacagcagcaccTATACGTATACAAGTTGCAATGTTCCATATCTTAATAATCAAATCTTTGATTCTTTGGACGCGGAATTGCTGCTGTCCATAACTTTGCCATGATCCATTTTAATACAAGACAAGAATTACAAATAAGCGCACACCAAAGTTATGTACACCCCCTCCCCCTTTGTTTTGGGTGGGGTGAAGTAAACAAGATTAAATCATTTATAGCCGGGACGTCAGGAATATCTGATGAACCCCTTTCAGGTGCTGTGAATTGCTGGTATTGCCGCATAGAATCGTCACAAATGTTTACAACAACTGGATTACGGGAGCAGCAGTCTCAGCCGAGTTTTT comes from Daphnia pulicaria isolate SC F1-1A chromosome 11, SC_F0-13Bv2, whole genome shotgun sequence and encodes:
- the LOC124315530 gene encoding trypsin-like isoform X2, which codes for MTTAAAGPASKMMYYYYNVAVCFLMLMSARLLTHRVDAHSIQHSGSTSDSSSDDVDKIIGGQLVRIGEHKYMAYVVFNDQYVGCGGTLISDRHVLTAAHCLMDPDTGVADDKEQVYFNVYTVEPMDSTAIKRIVYKSDFRIHPQYNYKAPGKGYDIAILKLNPPLSSVEMSKLDKIRLGDDDDLSWIQTLALGWGKTTDAESPGSPNFSPNFKQTKLKVLSRSECQAQWATNYNHDIQLCTVPSDTHG
- the LOC124315658 gene encoding uncharacterized protein LOC124315658, which encodes MSNDNNPLVVAIWLFSFYSFRTGIDGYSTAINSDVTRNGNETDDVDKIVGGQLVRRMGDHKYMVYIEFNNKYVGCGGILIGDHHVLTAAHCLMDPVTGVVDDKEELFFNVYTVVPMEIFPLLDRIFESTRNTITVHLRKVMTLPF
- the LOC124315530 gene encoding trypsin-like isoform X1, whose protein sequence is MTTAAAGPASKMMYYYYNVAVCFLMLMSARLLTHRVDAHSIQHSGSTSDSSSDDVDKIIGGQLVRIGEHKYMAYVVFNDQYVGCGGTLISDRHVLTAAHCLMDPDTGVADDKEQVYFNVYTVEPMDSTAIKRIVYKSDFRIHPQYNYKAPGKGYDIAILKLNPPLSSVEMSKLDKIRLGDDDDLSWIQTLALGWGKTTDAESPGSPNFSPNFKQTKLKVLSRSECQAQWATNYNHDIQLCTVPSDTQICTGDSGGPLLWQKYENIPGTAQFNWDKIYGYQAG